The Stenotrophomonas maltophilia genome includes a region encoding these proteins:
- a CDS encoding multidrug efflux RND transporter permease subunit, producing the protein MPKFFIEHPVFAWVVAILISLSGVIAILNLGVESYPNIAPPQVTVSATYPGASADTTEKSVTQVIEQQLTGIDHLLYFSSSSSSNGRAQITLTFETGTDPDIAQVQVQNKVSLATPRLPSEVTQQGVVVAKANAGFLMMVALQSDTPTINRDALNDIVGSRVLDQVSRIPGVGSTQQFGSEYAMNIWLNPEKMQGYGLSASQVLAAVRAQNVQFAAGALGSDPSPEGQHFTATVSAEGRFSSPQEFENIILRANADGSRVLLKDIARVAFGANNYGFDTQYNGKPTGAFAIQLLPGANALNVAEAVRAKMDELQPSFPAGVTWFSPYDSTTFVKISIQEVVKTLFEAVFLVFLVMLIFLQNFRATLIPTLVIPVALLGTFLGMWMIGFTINQLTLFAMVLAIGIVVDDAIVVIENVERIMTEEGLAPKPATQKAMTQITGAVVAITVVLAAVFIPSALQGGAAGEIYKQFALTIAISMAFSAFLALGFTPALCATFLKPTHNDNPNIVYRTFNKYYDKISHTYVGHITSAVRHAPRWMILFVVLTALCGFLFTRMPGSFLPEEDQGYALAIVQLPPGSTNGQTNEVFAQMRGILEKQDGYEGMLQVAGFSFVGSGENVGMGFIRLKPWEERKFTAPEFIQNMNGAFYGIKEAQIFVVNLPTVQGLGQFGGFDMWLQDRSGAGYEQLTQARNILLGQAAQKPDHLVGVRPNGLENAPQLQLHVDRVQAQSMGMSVSDVYSTIQLMLAPVYVNDFFYEGRIKRVTMQADGPYRTGQESLKSFYSPSSLTKNADGTNSMIPLNTVVKSEWVSAPPSLSRYNGYSAINIVGSQAPGTSSGEAMQTMESIVNDDLPAGFGYDWSGMSYQEILAGNAATLLLVLSIVVVFLCLAALYESWSIPVAVLLVVPLGVLGALGLSMLRGLPNDLFFKIGLITVIGLAAKNAILIVEFAVEQRAAGKNLRDATIEAARLRFRPILMTSFAFIMGVIPMAISTGAGANSRHAIGTGVIGGMLFATLLGLLMIPVFFVVVRRMLGDKLDEPSKEFMERQRDADAAHRPDR; encoded by the coding sequence ATGCCTAAATTTTTCATCGAACATCCAGTCTTCGCCTGGGTGGTGGCGATCCTGATCTCGCTCAGCGGCGTGATCGCGATCCTCAACCTGGGCGTGGAGTCCTATCCCAACATCGCCCCGCCGCAGGTCACCGTCTCGGCCACCTACCCGGGCGCCAGTGCCGACACCACGGAAAAATCGGTCACCCAGGTGATCGAGCAGCAGCTGACCGGTATCGATCACCTGCTGTACTTCAGCTCTTCCTCGTCGTCCAACGGCCGTGCGCAGATCACCCTGACCTTCGAGACGGGTACCGATCCGGACATCGCCCAGGTGCAGGTGCAGAACAAGGTCTCGCTGGCCACGCCACGACTGCCTTCGGAAGTGACCCAGCAGGGCGTGGTGGTGGCCAAGGCCAACGCCGGCTTCCTGATGATGGTGGCGCTGCAGTCCGATACCCCGACCATCAACCGTGATGCGCTGAACGACATCGTTGGTTCGCGCGTGCTCGACCAGGTCTCGCGTATCCCCGGCGTCGGCAGCACCCAGCAGTTCGGTTCCGAGTACGCCATGAACATCTGGCTGAACCCGGAAAAGATGCAGGGTTATGGCCTGTCGGCCAGCCAGGTGCTGGCTGCGGTGCGCGCGCAGAACGTGCAGTTCGCCGCCGGTGCGCTTGGCTCGGATCCGTCGCCGGAAGGCCAGCACTTCACCGCCACGGTCTCGGCCGAAGGCCGCTTCAGTTCGCCGCAGGAGTTCGAGAACATCATCCTGCGCGCCAACGCTGACGGCTCGCGGGTGCTGTTGAAGGACATCGCCCGCGTTGCCTTCGGTGCCAACAACTACGGTTTCGACACCCAGTACAACGGCAAGCCGACCGGTGCCTTCGCCATCCAGCTGCTGCCGGGCGCCAACGCCCTGAACGTGGCCGAGGCGGTGCGCGCCAAGATGGACGAGCTGCAGCCCAGCTTCCCGGCCGGCGTGACCTGGTTCTCGCCGTACGACAGCACCACCTTCGTCAAGATCTCGATCCAGGAAGTGGTCAAGACGCTGTTTGAAGCAGTGTTCCTGGTGTTCCTGGTGATGCTGATCTTCCTGCAGAACTTCCGCGCCACGCTGATCCCGACCCTGGTCATCCCGGTGGCGCTGCTCGGTACCTTCCTGGGCATGTGGATGATCGGCTTCACGATCAACCAGCTGACCCTGTTCGCGATGGTGCTGGCGATCGGCATCGTGGTCGATGACGCGATCGTGGTGATCGAGAACGTCGAACGCATCATGACCGAGGAAGGCCTGGCGCCGAAGCCGGCCACGCAGAAGGCGATGACCCAGATCACCGGCGCGGTGGTGGCGATCACCGTCGTGCTGGCTGCGGTGTTCATCCCGTCCGCCCTGCAGGGCGGCGCCGCCGGTGAGATCTACAAGCAGTTCGCCCTGACCATCGCCATTTCGATGGCGTTCTCGGCGTTCCTGGCGCTGGGCTTCACCCCGGCGCTGTGCGCGACCTTCCTGAAGCCGACGCACAACGACAATCCGAACATCGTCTACCGCACCTTCAACAAGTACTACGACAAGATCAGCCACACCTATGTCGGCCACATCACCTCGGCGGTGCGCCATGCGCCGCGCTGGATGATCCTGTTCGTGGTGCTCACCGCACTGTGCGGCTTCCTGTTCACCCGCATGCCGGGCAGCTTCCTGCCGGAAGAAGACCAGGGCTATGCGCTGGCGATCGTGCAGCTGCCGCCGGGCTCGACCAATGGCCAGACCAACGAAGTGTTCGCGCAGATGCGTGGCATCCTGGAAAAGCAGGATGGCTATGAAGGCATGCTGCAGGTGGCCGGCTTCAGCTTCGTCGGTTCCGGTGAGAACGTGGGCATGGGCTTCATCCGCCTGAAGCCGTGGGAGGAACGCAAGTTCACTGCGCCCGAGTTCATCCAGAACATGAACGGCGCGTTCTATGGCATCAAGGAAGCGCAGATCTTCGTGGTCAACCTGCCCACCGTGCAGGGCCTTGGCCAGTTCGGCGGCTTCGACATGTGGCTGCAGGACCGCAGCGGTGCCGGTTACGAGCAGCTGACGCAGGCCCGCAACATCCTGCTCGGCCAGGCCGCGCAGAAGCCGGACCACCTGGTCGGCGTGCGCCCGAACGGCCTGGAAAACGCGCCGCAGCTGCAGCTGCATGTGGACCGCGTGCAGGCGCAGTCGATGGGCATGTCGGTGTCGGACGTGTACAGCACCATCCAGCTGATGCTGGCCCCGGTGTACGTCAACGACTTCTTCTACGAAGGCCGCATCAAGCGCGTGACCATGCAGGCCGATGGTCCGTACCGCACCGGCCAGGAATCGCTGAAGAGCTTCTACAGCCCCTCCAGCCTGACCAAGAACGCCGATGGCACCAATTCGATGATCCCGCTGAACACGGTGGTCAAGTCCGAATGGGTGTCGGCACCGCCGTCGCTGAGCCGCTATAACGGCTACTCGGCGATCAACATCGTCGGCTCGCAGGCCCCGGGTACCAGCTCGGGCGAGGCGATGCAGACCATGGAGAGCATCGTCAACGACGATCTGCCGGCCGGCTTCGGCTACGACTGGTCGGGCATGTCCTACCAGGAAATCCTGGCTGGCAACGCGGCGACGCTGCTGCTGGTGCTGTCGATCGTAGTGGTGTTCCTGTGCCTGGCCGCGCTGTATGAGAGCTGGTCGATCCCGGTGGCGGTGCTGCTGGTGGTGCCGCTGGGTGTGCTCGGTGCCCTCGGCCTGTCGATGCTGCGCGGCCTGCCAAACGATCTGTTCTTCAAGATCGGCCTGATCACCGTGATCGGCCTTGCGGCGAAGAACGCGATCCTGATCGTGGAGTTCGCGGTGGAGCAGCGCGCCGCCGGCAAGAACCTGCGCGATGCCACCATCGAAGCGGCCCGCCTGCGTTTCCGCCCGATCCTGATGACCTCGTTCGCGTTCATCATGGGCGTGATCCCGATGGCGATCTCCACCGGCGCGGGCGCCAACTCCCGCCACGCCATCGGTACCGGCGTGATCGGCGGCATGCTGTTCGCCACCCTGCTCGGCCTGTTGATGATCCCGGTGTTCTTCGTGGTCGTGCGCCGCATGCTGGGCGACAAGCTGGATGAACCGTCCAAGGAGTTCATGGAACGCCAGCGCGACGCGGATGCAGCACACCGTCCGGATCGTTGA
- a CDS encoding acyl-CoA dehydrogenase family protein, with protein sequence MDFSFTEEQLMLQDVARRIAQEKIAPSAEHHDRTGEFPLDNIRLLGENGLMGIEVPTEYGGAGMDPVAYVLAMVEVAAADAAHSTIMSVNNSLFCNGILTHGTEQQKQTYVRAIAEGEAIGAFALTEPQSGSDATAMRCRAVKQADGTFVINGKKSWITSGPVARYIVLFAMSEPDKGARGITAFIIDTDKAGFGRGKTEPKLGIRASATCEIEFNDYVAQAEDVLGQEGEGFKIAMSVLDAGRIGIASQAIGIARAAYEATLEYVKERKAFGAAIGTFQMTQAKIADMKCKLDAALLLTLRAAWVKGQGKRFSTEAAVAKLTASEAAMWITHQAVQIHGGMGYSKEMPLERYFRDAKITEIYEGTSEIQRLVIARNETGLR encoded by the coding sequence GTGGATTTCAGCTTTACCGAAGAGCAGTTGATGCTGCAGGACGTTGCGCGGCGCATCGCGCAGGAGAAGATCGCCCCGAGCGCGGAGCACCATGACCGTACCGGCGAGTTCCCGCTCGACAACATCCGCCTGCTGGGCGAGAACGGCCTGATGGGCATCGAAGTGCCGACCGAATACGGTGGCGCGGGCATGGACCCGGTTGCGTACGTGCTGGCGATGGTGGAGGTCGCCGCCGCCGACGCAGCCCATTCGACCATCATGTCGGTCAACAACTCGCTGTTCTGCAACGGCATCCTCACCCACGGTACCGAGCAGCAGAAGCAGACCTACGTGCGTGCCATCGCCGAGGGCGAGGCCATCGGCGCGTTCGCGCTGACCGAGCCGCAGTCCGGCTCCGATGCCACCGCCATGCGCTGCCGCGCGGTGAAGCAGGCCGACGGCACCTTCGTCATCAACGGCAAGAAGAGCTGGATCACCTCCGGCCCGGTGGCCAGGTACATCGTGCTGTTCGCGATGAGCGAGCCGGACAAGGGCGCGCGCGGCATCACCGCCTTCATCATCGATACCGACAAGGCGGGCTTCGGTCGCGGGAAGACCGAGCCGAAGCTGGGCATCCGCGCTTCGGCCACCTGCGAGATCGAGTTCAACGATTACGTGGCGCAGGCCGAAGACGTGCTGGGCCAGGAAGGCGAGGGCTTCAAGATCGCCATGAGCGTGCTCGATGCCGGCCGCATCGGCATCGCTTCGCAGGCCATCGGCATCGCCCGCGCCGCCTATGAGGCGACCCTGGAGTACGTGAAGGAGCGCAAGGCGTTCGGCGCGGCCATCGGCACCTTCCAGATGACCCAGGCCAAGATCGCCGACATGAAGTGCAAGCTGGACGCAGCGCTGCTGCTGACCCTGCGTGCCGCGTGGGTGAAGGGCCAGGGCAAGCGTTTCAGCACCGAAGCAGCGGTGGCCAAACTGACCGCTTCGGAAGCAGCGATGTGGATCACCCACCAGGCGGTGCAGATCCACGGCGGCATGGGGTACTCGAAGGAGATGCCGCTGGAGCGTTACTTCCGTGATGCCAAGATCACCGAGATCTACGAGGGCACCTCGGAGATCCAGCGCCTGGTGATCGCGCGCAACGAGACCGGGTTGCGCTGA
- a CDS encoding ArsR/SmtB family transcription factor: protein MDLEDWSTRLKVFADATRVRLLALLEQEELTVAELSAITRLAQPRVSTHLARLKEAGLVRDRRAGVSAYYRFDEAQLDPAQRALWHALSNGSDDPLLRQDAERVAAVLAHRASDQNWADSVAGDMERHYSPGRTWEALARTALPLLETGDVLDIASGDGVLAELVAPHAKRYICIDTSARVVAAASERLRRLPNVEVREGDMHALPFKDNSFDLVVLMHALTYASKPAQAVTEGARVLRPGGRLLLCSLARHEHKAAVEAYGHVNLGFSDKELRRFVDKAGLQVSSLETVTREKRPPHFEVISLIAHKP from the coding sequence ATGGATCTTGAAGACTGGTCGACCCGCCTGAAGGTGTTCGCCGATGCGACCCGCGTGCGCCTGCTGGCGCTGCTGGAGCAGGAGGAACTGACCGTGGCCGAACTGTCGGCGATCACCCGGCTGGCACAGCCACGCGTGTCCACCCACCTGGCGCGCCTGAAGGAAGCCGGCCTGGTCCGCGACCGCCGTGCCGGCGTATCGGCCTATTACCGCTTCGACGAGGCCCAGCTGGACCCGGCGCAGCGTGCATTGTGGCATGCCTTGAGCAACGGAAGCGATGACCCGCTGCTGCGCCAGGACGCTGAACGCGTCGCTGCCGTGCTGGCCCACCGCGCCTCCGACCAGAACTGGGCCGACAGCGTGGCCGGCGACATGGAACGCCACTACTCCCCGGGGCGCACCTGGGAAGCCCTCGCCCGCACCGCGCTGCCGCTGCTGGAGACCGGCGACGTGCTGGACATCGCCTCTGGTGACGGCGTGCTGGCCGAACTGGTGGCCCCGCATGCCAAGCGCTACATCTGCATCGACACCAGCGCGCGCGTGGTCGCCGCCGCCAGCGAGCGCCTGCGCCGTCTGCCCAACGTGGAAGTGCGCGAGGGCGACATGCATGCGCTGCCCTTCAAGGACAACAGTTTCGATCTGGTAGTGCTGATGCACGCGCTGACCTACGCCAGCAAGCCGGCGCAGGCGGTGACCGAAGGCGCGCGCGTGCTGCGCCCGGGCGGGCGCCTGCTGCTGTGCAGCCTGGCCCGCCATGAACACAAGGCCGCGGTGGAGGCCTACGGCCACGTCAACCTCGGCTTCAGCGACAAGGAGCTGCGCAGGTTCGTCGACAAGGCCGGCCTGCAGGTGTCCAGCCTGGAGACGGTCACCCGCGAGAAGCGTCCGCCGCACTTCGAAGTGATTTCGCTGATCGCCCACAAACCCTGA
- a CDS encoding homocysteine S-methyltransferase family protein: MPALPWLHPERANALLDALRERILIIDGAMGTMIQRHGLQEDDYRGERFAGGYDHAHGPGCDHAAPEGHDLKGNNDLLLLTRPQIVADIHTAYLEAGADLVETNTFNATSVSQADYHLEHLVYELNKAGAAVARACCDAVAATTPGKPRFVIGVVGPTSRTASISPDVNDPGFRNTSFDELRDTYREAIEGLIDGGADTIMVETIFDTLNAKAALYALEEAFDARGARLPVMISGTITDASGRTLSGQTAEAFHASLAHARPLSIGLNCALGADAMRPHVETLAQVADCYVSAHPNAGLPNAFGEYDETPEDMASTLRGFAEDGLLNLVGGCCGSTPDHIRAIAAAVAGLPPRALPGTREQAA, from the coding sequence ATGCCTGCCCTGCCCTGGTTGCATCCTGAGCGTGCCAACGCCCTGCTCGACGCCCTGCGCGAGCGGATCCTGATCATCGACGGTGCGATGGGAACGATGATCCAGCGCCACGGCCTGCAGGAAGACGATTACCGTGGCGAACGCTTCGCCGGCGGTTACGACCATGCACATGGCCCGGGCTGCGACCACGCGGCACCGGAGGGCCATGACCTGAAGGGCAACAATGATCTGCTGCTGCTGACCCGGCCGCAGATCGTCGCAGACATCCACACCGCCTACCTGGAAGCGGGCGCGGACCTGGTCGAGACCAACACCTTCAATGCAACCTCGGTCAGCCAGGCCGACTACCACCTCGAACACCTGGTGTACGAGTTGAACAAGGCCGGCGCTGCGGTCGCGCGCGCCTGTTGTGACGCCGTGGCCGCAACCACCCCGGGGAAGCCGCGCTTCGTGATCGGGGTGGTCGGCCCGACCAGCCGCACCGCCTCGATCAGCCCGGACGTGAACGATCCGGGCTTCCGCAACACCAGCTTCGACGAACTGCGCGACACCTACCGCGAAGCCATCGAGGGCCTGATCGACGGCGGCGCCGACACCATCATGGTCGAGACCATCTTCGACACGCTCAACGCCAAGGCCGCGCTGTATGCGCTGGAGGAAGCGTTCGATGCGCGCGGCGCGCGGTTGCCGGTGATGATCTCCGGCACCATCACCGACGCTTCCGGTCGCACCCTGTCCGGGCAGACTGCGGAAGCCTTCCATGCCTCGCTGGCGCATGCTCGGCCGCTGTCGATCGGGCTGAACTGCGCGCTGGGCGCCGATGCGATGCGACCGCACGTGGAAACCCTTGCGCAGGTCGCCGACTGCTACGTCAGCGCACACCCCAATGCCGGTCTGCCCAATGCCTTCGGCGAGTATGACGAGACGCCGGAGGACATGGCCAGCACCCTGCGAGGCTTCGCCGAAGATGGCCTGCTGAACCTGGTCGGCGGCTGCTGCGGCTCCACGCCCGACCATATCCGCGCCATTGCCGCGGCTGTGGCCGGGCTGCCGCCGCGCGCACTGCCCGGCACCCGGGAGCAGGCCGCATGA